The sequence TCTACTCCGCCTTCACCTATTACACCGGCTTCAAGGTCAACAGCGGGGAATACAAGCTCATGGGTCTGGCTCCCTACGGTGAGCCGGTTTTTGCGGATCGCATTCTCGAACACCTCATCGACCTGAAAGTGGACGGCTCGTACCGGCTTGACCTAAGTTACTTCGATTATTGCACCGGCCTGAGGATGACGGGACGGAAATTCCACCGCCTCTTCGGCCACCCGCCGAGGAAACCCGAGTCCGCACTCAGCCAGTTCCACATGGACATCGCCGCCAGCATCCAGGCGGTCACGGAAAAAGCCATGCTCGCCATGGCCAACGAAGCCCACCGCCGGACGAAATCCCCGAACCTATGCCTCGCGGGAGGCGTGGCGCTCAATTGCGTGGCCAACGGGAAAATTCTCCGCGAATCACCCTTCGAGAACATCTGGATCCAGCCAGCGGCCGGGGACGCAGGCGGAGCCCTGGGCGCAGCGCTGTTCGTCTGGCACCAGCTCCTTGAAAACCCCCGCTCCGCCTCGCCGACGGACCGGCAGAAGGGCTCATTGCTCGGGCCGGCATTTTCCGACGGGGAAATCGCCGGTTTCCTGGATGGCAAAGGAGCCGTTTTTTCAACCGCCGGAAGCGAGCGGGAGCTCGCCGAACGCACCGCCCGCCTGCTCGCGGAGGGCAAAGTCGTCGGATGGTTCCAGGGTCGCATGGAATTCGGCCCGCGGGCACTCGGGGGGCGCAGCATCCTCGGCGACCCGCGGTCGCCGGAAATGCAGAGAACGCTGAACCTCAAGATCAAGTTCCGCGAATCCTTCCGCCCCTTTGCGCCAAGCGTCCTATCGGAAAAAGCCCACAAGTGGTTTGATCTGAGGGAAGGCGAGAACAGCCCCTACATGCTGTTGGTGGCGGGTGTGAAAGATTGCCATCGCAGCGGGGATTCGACGAAACTCCGGGAGGTCGGCGGTTTCGGGAAACTCGGGATCCAACGCTCTACGGTGCAGGCGATCACCCATGTGGATTTTTCCGCCCGCGTCCAGACGGTTGATGAAGGCAGGAACCCCATTTATCACCTGCTTTTGACCGAGTTCGAGGCCATCACCGGTTGCCCCATGCTCATCAACACCAGCTTCAACGTGCGCGGCGAGCCCATCGTCTGCAGCCCTGAGGATGCATACGCCTGCTTCATGGCCACCGGCATGGATGTGCTTGTCCTTGGGCCTCATATCCTGCTGAAAGGCGACCAAGCGGAGGGCGCGGCGACCCGCAATCGGGTAGGGCATTTGGCGAAATTTGAACTGGACTAGGTGAAGGCGCCAGCCCTCTCTCTACATAGCTTCCCGATGGAAAAACCCGATTGGAACCCCGACAACAAGAAGCTCCGTGAATTCGGCTGGTTCAGCCTCGCCGGTTTCGGACTGATGGGCCTTGTGTTCGGATGGCGGTTCGGTTGGATCAAGGACGGCGATTGGCTCTTCCCTGGGATTTTCTGGGGCATGGGGCTTCTCTCGGCGATTCTGGCACTGGTTGCGCCGCTCCTGCTGAAGCCGACATACTGGCTCATGACGGCGCTTTCCGCCATCCTCGGGCCAATCGTTGCCACGCTTGTCCTGGGAATCCTGTTTTCCCTCGTTTTCCTGCCAATCGGAGTGATTTTTTCCCTTCGGGGACGCGACGCTCTGCGGCTCAGTCTGAATCGCAAGGCTGTGTCCTACTGGCTCCCGGCGGATATGCCCCACGAGCCGAAACGCTACCTCCACCAGCACTAGCACCCCGAAAGCATGTCCAAGCCCACCAACGAATTCGAAAAGGCAGCCGAGGGCGGCGAGGGCGAAAAGGGAATCCTGCGCGAATTCCTCTCCTTCCTCGGCGAAAACAAGAAATGGTGGTTGGCTCCCATCCTGATCGTCCTGCTTCTATTCGGACTCCTGATCATCCTTGGAGGAACCGGGGCGGCGCCATTCATCTACACGCTTTTCTGAAGGAATCCCTCATCAATCGTGGAGCCTGGCGTTTCTCCCGCCAGTTCACCTCTTCACCGCGCCGATGCTCTCGCCCTCAACGAACTCGGCCGCGGTATCCGTCTTGCTCCCATCGTCCTTGCCATCAGCAAAGTTGCTCTCCCACTGCACGATCCTGCGCACCAACTGACGGGAGTGCCAGCGGATGTGGGAAACCATCGGCTTGCTCCGCGAGAAGGCCGCGTTGGGGTCGAGGCAGATCATCGAGACGTCCTGCAGCGGGAACCGAGGCATTCGAGGAAAACGTCAATGGTTTCCTCCCGGTGCGGGAGGCGGTAGGCGGACTTAATCCGGTTAGCCTCCAGCACGGCCGATGACTGCGGGGCGAATTGCGGAATGTGTCCCGCTTCCTCCATCTCGTGCACCAGCCCCACCATGGGATTCGGAGCCATGTCGATCTTGTCAAACAATAGGATCGCCACGCGCAGCGTGATCTTGCGATACGGGTGAGAGTAGGTTCGTTGCGATTGCGATCTATCTGAAACCGTCTCATTCGGCCCGGGAATGTCTCACCATTCCGGCAGGAAGGTTCCGGATGCGGACTGAATACGGAATCGGTCGGGGAAGTTTTTGGAGCGGATGACCAGGGTGTGGATGCCGGCGGGGGAGAGTTGTGGGCCGGATTCGGCGGGTTTGCCGTTGATCCAGAAGCCGGTGGCTTTGAAGTTCTCGGGGAAGGTGATGGTGAGGGCGTTTGGCTCGGTGAGCTGGATTTTGGTGGCGATGAGTGGGTTCTTGGTGCTTGCGAGATCTTGGGCGAGGAGGCTGCCGTTGACGGTGGCGTTGATGGGCATCCAAGGGAGTTTAGGATCGCCTTGGGTGGCGGCGTTGGTGTTTTCCGGTGTGGCGGAGAGGATGGCGTAAACCTTGGGTGCCTTGCTGTCGCTGGCGGAGAATTCGCCGGGTTTGCCGAGGCTGGAGAGGAACTTGAAGAGGTCGTCGGTTTCCTGCGGGGTGAGGGAGCCGATGAGGTTGCCGGGCATGAGGCTGCCGGCGTCGGTTTTGGAGGCGATCATGGCATCGGCGAGGGTGATCTCCGCGCCGGAGCCGTCGCGGATGACGGAAGAGCCGCCGGAGCTGCGGATGAGCTGGCCGGTGATGGATTTGCCGTCCTTGGTCTGGATGATGACCGAGTGGTAGCCTTCCTTGATTTTCGCGCCGGGATTCACGACGGATTCGATGAGGTAATCCATGGGCGCGCTGGCGCCGATCGAGGTCATGTCGGGGCCGACCTTGCCGCCAGCGCCTCCGATGGCGTGGCAGGCGGTGCAGGCGAGGGCGGGGCGGCGGTAGATGAGTTCGCCGCGCCGGGCGTCGCCTTTTTCCGCGGCGCTCTTGGCCATGGCGGGGATGTCGTGCGTTTGCGAGGCGGAGGCTCCGGCCTGGGTGCGGAGCAGGGCGAGGAGGGCGTCGTGCTCGGCGATTTCCGGGATGTGCTGGAGGGTCAGGGCGGCGATTTCCGGGGGGAGGGGTTTGGCTTTCAAGGTCTCGGCGAGCTGCTTGGAGAGGCCGGAGGCGGTGAGGGCTTTCTGCCAGAAATCGCGGGATGCCTGTGGATCGGAAAGGGTGGCCGCGATGGATGTGATGAGCGGCAGGGAGGCCTCGCGGTGGTGGCGGG comes from Akkermansiaceae bacterium and encodes:
- a CDS encoding carbamoyltransferase is translated as MRILGISAFYHDSAAALVVDGEIVAAAQEERFTRKKHDAAFPTNAIACCLAEGGTSLDGIDYVVFYEKPLLKFDRLVETYLAFVPRGFASFRRAIPALVKEKLFLRREILKGLGTVNGGEFKGHLAFTNHHESHAASAFFPSPFGEAAILCADGVGEWTTTSIQSGTGNRIESLTSQNFPHSLGLLYSAFTYYTGFKVNSGEYKLMGLAPYGEPVFADRILEHLIDLKVDGSYRLDLSYFDYCTGLRMTGRKFHRLFGHPPRKPESALSQFHMDIAASIQAVTEKAMLAMANEAHRRTKSPNLCLAGGVALNCVANGKILRESPFENIWIQPAAGDAGGALGAALFVWHQLLENPRSASPTDRQKGSLLGPAFSDGEIAGFLDGKGAVFSTAGSERELAERTARLLAEGKVVGWFQGRMEFGPRALGGRSILGDPRSPEMQRTLNLKIKFRESFRPFAPSVLSEKAHKWFDLREGENSPYMLLVAGVKDCHRSGDSTKLREVGGFGKLGIQRSTVQAITHVDFSARVQTVDEGRNPIYHLLLTEFEAITGCPMLINTSFNVRGEPIVCSPEDAYACFMATGMDVLVLGPHILLKGDQAEGAATRNRVGHLAKFELD